The following are from one region of the Pectobacterium actinidiae genome:
- a CDS encoding SgcJ/EcaC family oxidoreductase, whose amino-acid sequence MFKKTVLTLAMLGTLTSASVQAAQNAQCVKTSQKEIASLFDRWNASLQTGDAKKVAQNYAPDAVLLPTLSDQPRTTDAERIDYFEHFLAKKPIGKIDTSTIRIGCNKAVDTGTYTFTFGDGSVAKARYTYTYAWNGKQWLITTHHSSANPNS is encoded by the coding sequence ATGTTTAAAAAAACGGTGTTAACTTTAGCGATGTTAGGGACGCTGACTTCCGCATCTGTGCAAGCTGCTCAGAATGCACAATGTGTAAAAACCAGTCAAAAAGAGATTGCGTCGCTATTTGACCGTTGGAATGCATCGCTGCAAACAGGTGATGCGAAGAAAGTTGCGCAAAACTATGCGCCAGACGCGGTACTGCTGCCGACGCTGTCCGATCAACCGCGTACAACTGACGCAGAGCGCATTGATTACTTCGAACATTTCCTGGCGAAAAAGCCCATTGGCAAGATAGACACCAGCACAATCCGCATCGGCTGTAATAAAGCCGTCGATACCGGAACCTACACCTTCACATTCGGTGATGGTAGCGTAGCTAAAGCGCGTTATACCTACACTTATGCCTGGAACGGCAAACAGTGGTTGATCACGACGCACCATTCATCTGCGAACCCGAACAGCTGA
- a CDS encoding bile acid:sodium symporter family protein: MGWLQRLRIDKFLLVLILVVVTASIFPAEGIAKVFFENLTTAAIALLFFMHGAKLSREAITTGMGHWRLHLVVFASTFILFPLLGIGMSLLSPVVLTPTLYLGFLYLCALPATVQSAIAYTSMAGGNVAAAICSASASSILGVFLSPILVGLLMHTQGGETDTLHAIGSIIMQLMVPFVIGHLSRPLIAKWVERNRKLISITDRSSILLVVYVAFSEAVVQGIWGQINVWSLLAVVGCSIVLLAIVLVVNTLVARKMGFNTADEITIVFCGSKKSLANGIPMANVLFPAAAVGAMVLPLMIFHQIQLMVCAALAQRYVKRINKEQDTSRQ; this comes from the coding sequence ATGGGGTGGTTGCAACGTTTACGTATTGATAAGTTTTTATTGGTTTTGATTCTGGTGGTGGTGACGGCGTCGATCTTTCCTGCGGAAGGCATCGCGAAGGTTTTCTTTGAGAACCTGACAACGGCGGCGATTGCGCTGTTGTTCTTTATGCACGGTGCGAAGTTATCACGTGAAGCGATTACTACCGGTATGGGGCACTGGCGTTTGCATCTGGTGGTATTTGCCAGCACGTTTATTCTGTTCCCGCTGCTGGGTATTGGCATGAGCCTGCTCTCGCCCGTAGTGCTGACGCCGACCTTGTATCTCGGTTTCCTCTATCTGTGTGCGTTACCGGCGACGGTACAATCGGCGATTGCTTATACCTCAATGGCCGGTGGGAATGTCGCGGCGGCGATTTGTAGCGCCTCGGCATCCAGTATTTTGGGCGTATTTCTCTCGCCGATTCTGGTCGGTTTGCTGATGCATACGCAAGGGGGAGAAACGGATACGCTGCACGCTATTGGCTCTATTATCATGCAGTTAATGGTGCCTTTCGTGATTGGACATTTGTCTCGCCCGTTGATTGCCAAGTGGGTTGAACGTAACCGTAAGCTGATTAGTATTACTGACCGGTCATCAATTCTTTTGGTGGTGTATGTCGCCTTCAGCGAGGCGGTTGTGCAGGGGATTTGGGGACAGATCAACGTCTGGTCATTGCTTGCCGTCGTCGGTTGTTCGATCGTGCTGCTAGCGATAGTGCTGGTGGTGAATACGCTGGTTGCCCGTAAGATGGGCTTTAACACTGCCGATGAAATCACCATCGTGTTCTGCGGTTCGAAGAAGAGCCTGGCGAATGGGATTCCGATGGCAAACGTGCTATTTCCTGCCGCGGCTGTCGGTGCGATGGTGCTGCCGTTGATGATTTTCCATCAAATTCAACTGATGGTCTGCGCCGCTCTGGCACAGCGTTATGTCAAGCGGATAAACAAAGAACAGGATACGTCTCGTCAATAA
- a CDS encoding YdgA family protein: MKKSLVAVGVIVALGAIWTGASWYTGKQMAQQIDGFTDTLNTKLKQAYPNAGLKVVYRDYQGGVFSSTLSYVLQADGSIGTAEGAQFLAPGEELVLNETVSHGPFPLAQLKKFNLVPAMASVHTELANTPAVKAWFELTKDKPFFTAETRVAYSGDTQSLVTLAPIDHQSPEQKFSFSGAQALVDIGHDLRSSKLDTTISSVKMERKNAWGQTENVDLTDFSIKGTNQKGKFDLDLGDGNLSFKTMTFTVEGGDPVTLNDFSLQSSATEDDKNLAGKMAVTLGSLLIGDRNLGSGNVSMSISQLDGAGTKQFLTAYQEKVQKLLQDPTAIDPNAYQHEVAMSVLQYLPQLLKGNPSIAISPISWKNSKGEGTFTLALDLTDPLQNADKANDATLSDEEKIIRQSVKKLDAKLNLPLDMLTELMVQSGPKTTNAEEQKQLADMAKQQVEAMAQIGEGNQLSVTKDNAITSSLHYADGQIDFNGNKIPLADFIAPYFSIPTEEGEESLPGTQEAPVTPPAQ; the protein is encoded by the coding sequence ATGAAGAAGTCGTTAGTCGCCGTAGGCGTTATTGTTGCTCTGGGTGCCATCTGGACCGGCGCATCTTGGTACACCGGCAAACAGATGGCTCAACAGATTGATGGTTTTACCGATACGTTAAATACCAAGCTCAAACAAGCCTACCCGAACGCGGGGCTGAAAGTGGTCTATCGCGACTACCAGGGAGGCGTTTTCAGCAGTACGCTATCCTATGTGCTACAAGCAGATGGCTCGATTGGCACAGCAGAAGGCGCACAGTTCCTTGCCCCTGGCGAAGAGCTTGTCCTAAACGAAACAGTCTCTCACGGGCCATTCCCGCTGGCGCAGCTCAAGAAATTTAATCTCGTACCCGCAATGGCTTCTGTCCATACCGAGTTGGCCAACACCCCAGCCGTCAAAGCCTGGTTCGAGCTGACGAAAGATAAACCGTTCTTTACAGCCGAAACTCGCGTCGCTTACAGCGGTGATACGCAGTCACTTGTTACGCTGGCCCCTATCGACCATCAGTCGCCGGAACAGAAATTTTCCTTCAGCGGCGCGCAAGCCTTGGTGGATATCGGACACGACCTGCGCAGCAGCAAGCTGGATACCACCATCAGCAGCGTGAAGATGGAAAGGAAAAATGCCTGGGGCCAAACAGAGAACGTCGATCTCACCGATTTCTCCATCAAGGGAACCAACCAAAAAGGCAAATTCGATCTGGATTTAGGCGATGGCAATCTGTCCTTTAAAACGATGACGTTTACCGTAGAAGGTGGTGACCCCGTTACATTGAACGATTTCTCCTTGCAAAGTAGCGCAACCGAAGATGATAAAAATCTGGCAGGCAAAATGGCCGTGACGCTGGGATCTTTACTCATCGGCGACCGTAATCTGGGTTCTGGTAACGTCAGCATGTCCATTTCACAGCTGGACGGCGCGGGTACCAAACAGTTCCTCACCGCCTATCAGGAAAAAGTGCAGAAACTGTTGCAGGATCCGACTGCTATCGATCCTAACGCTTATCAGCACGAGGTTGCCATGTCTGTTCTGCAATATCTGCCGCAGTTGCTGAAAGGTAACCCAAGTATTGCCATCTCCCCGATCAGTTGGAAAAACAGCAAAGGCGAAGGAACGTTTACGCTGGCGCTGGATTTAACCGATCCGTTGCAGAACGCCGATAAAGCAAACGATGCAACTCTGTCGGATGAAGAAAAAATCATTCGTCAGTCGGTCAAAAAACTTGATGCCAAACTCAACCTGCCGCTGGATATGCTGACGGAGTTGATGGTGCAGAGCGGACCAAAAACGACCAACGCGGAAGAGCAAAAGCAGCTTGCTGACATGGCAAAACAACAGGTTGAAGCGATGGCCCAGATTGGTGAAGGTAACCAACTGAGCGTCACAAAAGACAATGCCATTACCAGTTCACTGCACTATGCCGATGGTCAAATTGATTTCAACGGCAACAAAATACCGCTGGCTGATTTCATCGCACCGTACTTCTCCATTCCAACGGAAGAAGGTGAAGAGTCTCTGCCTGGCACACAGGAAGCCCCCGTCACACCACCGGCACAATAA
- the fumC gene encoding class II fumarate hydratase: MSTTRSEKDSMGPIDVPAERLWGAQTQRSLEHFRISEEKMPRALIYALAQTKRAAARVNMDLSLLPPERGNAIIQAADEVLADKHAGEFPLAIWQTGSGTQSNMNMNEVLANRASELLGGERGNNRLVHPNDDVNKSQSSNDVFPTAMHVAAVVAINEHLIPELKALHATLASKAEQFKDIVKIGRTHLQDATPLTLGQEISGWAAMLQHNLKHIENSVPHICELALGGTAVGTGLNTHPEYAVRVAAELATLTGQPFVTSPNKFEALATCDALVHGHGALKGLAASLMKIANDVRWLASGPRCGIGELSIPENEPGSSIMPGKVNPTQCEALTMLCCQVMGNDVAVNIGGASGNFELNVYRPMVIHNFLQSIRLLADGMKSFDEHCAVGIEPNHDRITQLLNESLMLVTALNTHIGYDKAAEIAKKAHKEGLTLKAAALKLNYLTEAQFDEWVRPEDMVGSLKK, from the coding sequence ATGAGCACGACGCGTAGTGAAAAAGACTCAATGGGACCGATTGATGTTCCTGCTGAACGGTTATGGGGCGCACAAACGCAACGATCGCTGGAGCACTTCCGTATTTCTGAAGAGAAAATGCCACGTGCGCTGATTTATGCGCTGGCACAAACCAAGCGAGCGGCGGCTCGCGTTAACATGGATCTCTCGCTTCTGCCTCCTGAACGGGGAAATGCGATTATTCAGGCAGCGGACGAAGTGTTGGCTGACAAGCATGCCGGGGAGTTCCCGTTAGCAATCTGGCAGACGGGGTCTGGCACGCAAAGTAATATGAATATGAACGAGGTGTTGGCTAACCGCGCCAGTGAACTGCTGGGGGGAGAGCGGGGCAATAATCGGCTGGTTCATCCCAATGATGATGTCAACAAAAGCCAGAGTTCCAACGACGTCTTCCCTACGGCGATGCACGTCGCTGCCGTAGTCGCGATCAACGAGCACCTGATTCCTGAATTGAAAGCGCTGCACGCCACGCTGGCGTCGAAAGCCGAGCAGTTTAAGGACATCGTTAAGATTGGTCGTACGCATTTACAGGATGCTACGCCGCTGACGCTGGGGCAGGAAATCTCCGGTTGGGCTGCGATGTTGCAGCATAATCTGAAGCATATCGAGAACAGCGTGCCGCACATTTGCGAGCTGGCGCTGGGCGGTACAGCGGTTGGAACAGGGCTAAACACGCATCCTGAATATGCGGTGCGCGTGGCGGCGGAGCTGGCGACACTCACCGGTCAGCCATTTGTGACCTCGCCGAATAAATTTGAAGCGCTGGCAACCTGTGATGCATTGGTACACGGGCACGGTGCGTTGAAGGGGTTGGCCGCATCATTAATGAAGATTGCTAACGATGTGCGCTGGCTGGCGTCTGGCCCTCGCTGTGGTATCGGCGAACTGAGTATTCCTGAAAACGAGCCGGGCAGTTCCATCATGCCGGGCAAGGTCAACCCAACGCAGTGTGAAGCACTGACAATGCTGTGTTGCCAGGTGATGGGTAACGATGTCGCTGTGAATATCGGTGGTGCATCCGGTAACTTCGAGCTGAACGTGTATCGCCCCATGGTGATTCATAACTTCTTGCAATCGATTCGCCTGCTGGCTGATGGCATGAAGAGCTTTGATGAGCATTGCGCGGTGGGGATCGAGCCGAATCACGATCGCATCACTCAGTTGCTGAACGAATCACTGATGCTGGTAACTGCGCTCAATACGCATATTGGCTATGACAAAGCAGCAGAAATTGCCAAAAAAGCGCACAAAGAAGGACTGACGCTGAAGGCGGCTGCACTCAAACTGAACTATCTCACCGAAGCACAGTTTGATGAGTGGGTTCGACCGGAAGATATGGTCGGTAGCCTGAAAAAGTAA
- the tus gene encoding DNA replication terminus site-binding protein, giving the protein MNRYALIDRMNRCFQTLETKLALMQQQFAEYRLLIGRVYSLPHVEKGTEHDPIEHIAVTQNVGQEARDKGLAHFQRLFIHHYPETLSSKSAIRLPGALCFSVNEAQYQQAQSLIAEINALKKDLEQIITVESGLEPEQRFEFVHTNLKGLITLSAYRSLTLITNPASVRFGWANKHIIKNMARIELLEKLTKSLNAAKNAAPYTKAQWIEHVEQEIDTVLSLPEDAVLKIKRPVKVQPISRVWYPEQQKQVQHPCPSPLLVLCQQGSGGDVPIIGELNPYDANNIKHKYKPKAAELRLLIPRLHLYTDAPE; this is encoded by the coding sequence ATGAATCGCTACGCGCTAATCGATCGCATGAACCGCTGTTTCCAAACGTTAGAGACGAAGCTGGCGCTGATGCAACAACAGTTTGCCGAATACCGACTGCTAATTGGTCGCGTCTATTCCCTTCCTCATGTGGAAAAAGGAACGGAGCATGACCCTATAGAGCATATCGCCGTCACACAGAACGTTGGACAAGAGGCGCGCGATAAAGGGCTAGCTCACTTTCAGCGTCTGTTCATTCACCACTACCCAGAAACGCTTAGCAGCAAAAGCGCGATCCGTTTGCCGGGCGCACTCTGTTTTTCGGTAAACGAGGCACAATATCAGCAGGCACAGTCGCTCATCGCAGAAATTAATGCGCTGAAAAAAGATCTGGAGCAAATTATTACCGTCGAGTCCGGGCTGGAGCCAGAACAGCGCTTTGAGTTCGTCCACACGAATTTGAAAGGGTTGATCACGCTGAGTGCTTATCGTTCGTTAACGCTCATAACCAACCCGGCGTCAGTCCGCTTTGGCTGGGCGAATAAGCACATCATCAAGAACATGGCGCGTATAGAGCTATTGGAGAAACTGACCAAAAGCCTGAATGCGGCAAAAAACGCAGCACCGTATACCAAAGCGCAGTGGATTGAGCATGTCGAGCAGGAGATTGACACGGTATTGTCGCTGCCGGAAGACGCTGTTTTGAAAATCAAACGTCCGGTCAAAGTGCAGCCCATTTCGCGAGTGTGGTATCCCGAACAGCAAAAGCAGGTTCAGCATCCCTGCCCGTCCCCCCTGCTTGTGCTTTGTCAGCAAGGATCTGGCGGCGACGTGCCCATCATCGGCGAACTCAATCCTTATGATGCCAACAACATCAAGCATAAGTACAAACCGAAAGCGGCCGAGCTTCGCCTGCTTATTCCACGTTTGCACCTGTATACCGATGCGCCAGAGTGA
- the add gene encoding adenosine deaminase — protein MIDSLLPLTDIHRHLDGNIRAQSILDLGRQYNIALPASDIETLRPHVQVTKNEPDLLSFLQKLDWGVAVLGSLDACRRVAYENVEDAMKAGLDYAELRFSPYYMAMNHKLPIAGVVEAVIDGITAGSRDFDTDIRLIGIMSRTFGTEACQQELDALLSQRDRIVALDLAGDELGYPGAQFTSHFRQARDAGWHITVHAGEAAGPESIWQAINHLGAERIGHGVTAIIDPRLMTHMAQHGIGIESCLTSNIQTSTVESLDKHPLVHFLRYEIPATINTDDPAVQGIEIRHEYEVAAPLAGLTAVETRKAQENGLNIAFISEQEKQQLREKVLRKRGVTP, from the coding sequence ATGATTGATTCACTCCTGCCGTTAACGGATATCCACCGCCATTTAGATGGTAACATCCGTGCCCAGAGTATTCTGGATCTAGGGCGCCAGTACAATATAGCGTTGCCAGCCAGCGACATCGAAACGCTCCGCCCACACGTTCAGGTCACCAAAAACGAACCTGACTTACTGAGTTTTTTACAAAAACTTGACTGGGGCGTGGCCGTACTTGGCTCACTGGATGCCTGCCGCCGCGTAGCTTACGAGAACGTTGAAGATGCCATGAAAGCCGGGCTGGATTATGCAGAACTGCGTTTTTCTCCCTACTATATGGCGATGAATCATAAGCTTCCGATTGCTGGCGTTGTTGAAGCCGTGATCGACGGCATTACCGCTGGCAGCCGTGATTTCGATACCGACATTCGTCTGATTGGCATCATGAGCCGGACATTCGGCACCGAGGCCTGCCAGCAAGAGCTGGATGCCCTGCTATCCCAACGCGATCGCATCGTCGCGCTCGATCTGGCAGGTGATGAATTGGGTTATCCCGGCGCACAGTTTACTTCTCATTTCCGACAAGCCCGCGATGCGGGCTGGCACATTACCGTTCACGCGGGTGAAGCGGCCGGGCCGGAAAGTATTTGGCAGGCAATTAACCACTTGGGTGCTGAGCGCATCGGGCACGGTGTAACCGCCATTATCGATCCCCGCCTCATGACACACATGGCGCAGCATGGGATCGGCATTGAATCCTGTTTAACCTCTAACATTCAAACCAGCACCGTGGAATCACTGGATAAGCATCCGCTCGTCCACTTTCTGCGCTATGAAATCCCCGCCACTATCAACACGGACGATCCTGCCGTTCAAGGCATAGAGATCCGTCACGAATATGAAGTCGCCGCCCCGCTTGCTGGCCTGACAGCCGTAGAAACGCGCAAAGCACAGGAAAACGGCCTGAACATTGCGTTTATCAGCGAGCAGGAAAAACAGCAACTGCGTGAAAAGGTTCTGCGTAAACGCGGTGTCACACCCTAG
- a CDS encoding oxidoreductase codes for MSETVRVGLLGYGYASKTFHAPLIVGTAGMELVAVSSSNAEKVHADWANLRVEKDPQALFNDPDIDLIVIPTPNDTHFPLAKQALEAGKHVVVDKPFTVTLSQAHELGVVAERVGKMLSVFHNRRWDSDFLTLKQLLAAGTLGNVVYMESHFDRFRPEVRQRWREDGSEGSGIWYDLGPHLLDQALELFGLPVAIQVDMAQLRPGSKATDYFHATLIYPQRRVVLHASMLVAAASARYTVHGTRGSFVKYGLDQQEDRLKAGERPPLADWGQDKHDGVLTLSRDGITAEQTIATIPGNYPAYYAAVRDALLGKGENPVSVHQAIQVMELIELGLLSHEQKKAVTLKNS; via the coding sequence ATGAGTGAGACTGTTCGTGTTGGACTGCTGGGTTACGGTTATGCCAGTAAGACATTCCACGCGCCGTTAATTGTCGGTACGGCAGGTATGGAGCTGGTGGCTGTGTCCAGCAGCAATGCTGAAAAAGTGCATGCAGATTGGGCAAATCTTCGAGTAGAGAAAGACCCTCAGGCGTTATTTAACGATCCCGATATTGATCTCATTGTTATTCCTACCCCTAATGACACGCACTTCCCTCTGGCGAAACAGGCGCTGGAGGCGGGCAAGCATGTCGTCGTCGACAAACCTTTTACGGTGACGTTGTCACAAGCGCACGAGTTGGGTGTTGTTGCCGAACGTGTCGGAAAAATGCTTTCTGTTTTCCATAACCGCCGCTGGGACAGCGATTTTCTGACGCTGAAACAGCTGCTGGCGGCGGGAACGCTAGGAAATGTGGTGTATATGGAGTCGCATTTCGATCGCTTCCGCCCCGAGGTGCGTCAGCGCTGGCGTGAAGACGGCAGCGAAGGCAGCGGGATTTGGTACGATCTTGGGCCACACTTGCTGGATCAGGCATTGGAGCTGTTTGGCTTGCCGGTGGCGATTCAGGTGGATATGGCGCAGCTAAGGCCGGGCAGTAAGGCCACCGATTATTTCCATGCGACGCTGATTTACCCGCAACGCCGCGTCGTTCTGCACGCCAGTATGCTGGTGGCGGCGGCTTCTGCACGCTACACCGTGCACGGCACGCGCGGCAGCTTTGTTAAATACGGCCTCGACCAACAGGAAGATCGTCTGAAAGCGGGCGAACGTCCACCGCTGGCCGACTGGGGACAAGATAAGCACGATGGTGTGTTGACGCTGTCTCGCGATGGCATAACGGCGGAACAAACCATTGCCACGATACCGGGTAACTATCCGGCCTACTATGCAGCAGTGCGCGACGCGCTGCTCGGCAAGGGCGAAAACCCCGTCAGCGTGCATCAGGCGATTCAGGTGATGGAACTGATCGAGCTCGGGCTGCTTTCCCACGAGCAGAAAAAAGCCGTCACGCTGAAAAATAGCTAG
- the araC gene encoding arabinose operon transcriptional regulator AraC, with protein sequence MYHRMAHESQPNPLLPGYSFNAYLVAGLTPILAEGPLDFFIDRPDGMKGYIINLTMKGQGQVFDGDETFFCNPGDLLLFPPKSKHFYGRSPSSDCWYHRWVYFRPRAYWADWLEWHTKSSGIGRMSLPNNQLLLEFDRLFANIEQTQRSGRRFSEELGMNLLERLLLRAMEEDPQSPQKIMDPRVIEACQFITSNLAGELRIDEVARHVCLSPSRLAHLFREQVGINILRWREDQRVIRAKLLLQTTQESIANIGRVVGYDDQLYFSRVFRKRVGVSPSDFRRRSSEINYPAAKTLPVTWGERMPSAVSG encoded by the coding sequence ATGTATCACCGTATGGCGCATGAATCTCAGCCTAATCCGCTGCTGCCGGGATATTCGTTCAACGCTTACCTTGTGGCAGGTCTGACGCCGATTCTGGCAGAAGGGCCGCTCGACTTCTTTATCGATCGTCCAGATGGGATGAAAGGTTACATCATTAACCTCACCATGAAAGGACAGGGGCAGGTCTTTGATGGCGATGAGACCTTTTTCTGTAATCCCGGTGATCTGCTGTTGTTCCCGCCGAAATCGAAGCATTTTTATGGTCGTTCGCCGAGCAGCGATTGCTGGTATCACCGCTGGGTCTATTTTCGTCCGCGTGCCTACTGGGCCGACTGGCTGGAATGGCATACTAAAAGCAGCGGTATTGGTCGCATGAGCCTGCCGAATAACCAACTGTTGCTGGAGTTTGACCGGCTGTTTGCCAATATCGAGCAGACGCAGCGTTCCGGGCGTCGTTTTTCAGAAGAATTGGGGATGAATCTGCTGGAACGTCTGTTGCTCCGAGCGATGGAAGAAGATCCGCAAAGCCCACAGAAGATCATGGATCCGCGTGTGATCGAAGCCTGCCAGTTTATTACCAGCAATTTGGCCGGAGAGTTGCGTATTGATGAGGTGGCGCGCCATGTTTGCCTGTCGCCGTCGCGGCTGGCGCATCTGTTCCGTGAGCAGGTGGGGATTAATATTTTGCGCTGGCGTGAAGATCAGCGCGTGATTCGCGCCAAGTTGTTATTACAAACGACGCAGGAGTCTATCGCCAACATTGGTCGCGTGGTGGGGTATGACGATCAACTGTATTTCTCACGCGTGTTCCGTAAGCGGGTCGGCGTCAGCCCCAGCGATTTCCGCCGCCGCAGCAGTGAAATCAACTATCCGGCGGCTAAAACGTTGCCCGTGACGTGGGGAGAACGGATGCCCAGCGCCGTAAGCGGCTAA
- the manA gene encoding mannose-6-phosphate isomerase, with the protein MQKMLNCVQHYAWGSKHALNELYGIDNPNDLPMAELWMGAHPKSSSAIIDEKGNTRSLRDVIAEDATAHLGATIAQRFGELPFLFKVLCAEQPLSIQVHPSKSSAEQGFARENTAGIPLDAAERNYKDANHKPELVYALTPFQAMNGFRELSEIVQLLEPVASAHPSITAFLQQPDAKNLAMLFTNLLSMEGEQKSRALGVLKAALNSQNDEPWATIRAITQYYSDDSGLFSPLLLNVITLQPGEAMFLFAQTPHAYLKGVALEVMANSDNVLRAGLTPKYIDIPELLANVVFDAKPANQLLTTPHRQGNELSFPIPVEDFAFSLHELSQSTQTLSQNSAAIVFCIDGHAVLQKNEQRLSLRPGESCFISASESPVTVEGQGRLARVFNR; encoded by the coding sequence ATGCAAAAAATGCTCAATTGCGTCCAGCACTACGCCTGGGGCAGCAAGCACGCGTTAAATGAGCTATATGGCATTGATAACCCTAATGATTTACCGATGGCAGAACTTTGGATGGGCGCCCATCCTAAAAGCAGTTCGGCGATTATTGATGAAAAAGGCAACACCCGCAGCCTGCGTGACGTGATTGCAGAAGACGCGACCGCCCATCTTGGCGCAACGATCGCGCAACGTTTTGGCGAACTGCCCTTTTTGTTTAAGGTTTTGTGTGCGGAACAGCCGCTTTCCATTCAGGTTCATCCCAGTAAATCGTCGGCAGAACAAGGCTTTGCAAGAGAGAATACCGCCGGTATCCCACTGGATGCAGCCGAAAGAAACTACAAAGACGCCAATCACAAACCGGAGTTGGTCTACGCATTAACACCCTTTCAGGCCATGAATGGGTTCCGAGAATTATCTGAAATTGTGCAGTTGCTGGAGCCAGTTGCCAGTGCGCATCCGTCGATCACCGCGTTTTTACAACAGCCCGATGCGAAGAATCTCGCCATGCTGTTCACCAACCTGCTAAGTATGGAAGGCGAGCAAAAATCGCGCGCGCTCGGTGTATTGAAAGCCGCGCTAAATAGTCAAAATGACGAACCCTGGGCGACCATCCGCGCAATCACACAATACTATTCCGATGACAGCGGATTGTTCTCCCCGCTGCTGCTTAACGTCATTACACTTCAACCCGGCGAAGCCATGTTTCTGTTTGCGCAAACGCCGCATGCTTACCTGAAAGGCGTGGCATTAGAAGTCATGGCGAACTCGGATAACGTGCTGCGTGCCGGGCTAACGCCGAAATACATTGATATTCCAGAGCTGCTGGCTAATGTTGTGTTCGACGCTAAACCCGCAAACCAGCTGCTGACGACGCCACACCGACAGGGTAATGAACTCAGCTTCCCGATTCCTGTTGAGGATTTTGCTTTTTCGTTGCACGAACTGAGCCAGAGCACACAGACGCTCAGCCAGAACAGTGCAGCCATTGTTTTTTGTATTGACGGTCATGCCGTCCTGCAAAAAAATGAGCAGCGACTCTCGCTACGCCCAGGAGAATCCTGCTTTATTTCCGCCAGTGAGTCACCGGTAACGGTTGAGGGACAGGGGCGTCTCGCTCGCGTATTTAACCGATAA
- a CDS encoding arsenic resistance protein, with translation MSALKPFMETHQAAIYFVAVIAAMATALVLPGTEQLDVVINPALALMLFVTFLQVPLTTLGKSMTQVRFIGALLTANFLVIPLLVTSMLPFLPADPLVKLGIILVLLAPCIDYVVTFAHLGRADAARLLAATPILLMLQMLALPFYLTLFLGHDAAGLIAFAPFIDAFIWLIAVPLALAALLQWLAARQRTMATFADALGYLPVPATALVLFIVVAAVIPQLRLTWASVLLAVPFYLLFALLAPLLGWFTARAFRLDSASGRAVAFSASTRNSLVILPLALAIPGALPLLPAVIVSQTLVELLSELIYIRAIPKLKVRSTGQGKQ, from the coding sequence ATGTCCGCGTTGAAACCCTTCATGGAAACCCATCAGGCCGCGATCTATTTTGTTGCCGTGATAGCGGCAATGGCAACAGCGCTGGTGCTGCCGGGAACGGAGCAACTGGATGTCGTGATTAATCCGGCGCTGGCGCTGATGCTGTTTGTCACGTTCCTGCAAGTACCGCTGACCACGCTCGGAAAAAGCATGACTCAGGTCAGATTCATCGGTGCATTGCTGACTGCCAACTTCCTCGTGATTCCCTTGCTGGTGACGTCGATGCTGCCCTTTCTCCCCGCCGATCCACTGGTGAAGCTGGGCATCATATTGGTGTTACTCGCCCCCTGTATTGACTACGTCGTGACATTCGCGCATCTGGGACGCGCAGATGCCGCCCGACTGTTGGCCGCAACGCCTATTTTATTGATGCTGCAAATGCTGGCCTTGCCCTTCTACCTGACGCTATTTCTCGGCCATGACGCCGCCGGACTCATTGCCTTTGCGCCCTTTATCGACGCATTTATCTGGCTGATTGCCGTACCTTTAGCGTTGGCCGCCCTTCTGCAATGGCTAGCAGCGCGGCAGCGTACCATGGCAACGTTTGCGGATGCATTAGGCTATCTCCCTGTTCCGGCGACCGCTCTGGTGCTGTTTATCGTCGTGGCGGCGGTCATTCCCCAACTGCGCCTCACCTGGGCATCGGTGTTACTCGCGGTGCCGTTTTATCTGCTCTTCGCGCTGCTGGCACCGCTGCTCGGCTGGTTCACTGCCCGCGCGTTCCGGTTGGATTCGGCTAGCGGGCGTGCCGTGGCCTTTAGCGCCAGCACGCGCAACTCTCTGGTTATTCTACCGCTGGCGTTGGCGATACCGGGCGCACTGCCGCTACTTCCAGCCGTGATCGTCAGCCAAACGTTAGTAGAATTGCTCAGCGAACTCATTTATATCCGGGCGATACCTAAGTTGAAGGTCCGTTCTACGGGTCAGGGAAAGCAATAA